The following coding sequences are from one Halorubrum sp. BOL3-1 window:
- a CDS encoding BGTF surface domain-containing protein: MTNDTNYRGKANAVFFAAVMVISMVAVGFAAAPAAADASGLSTGSGDTVFQSSESVTIEGTVDDAADYAVQLTDASGNSKEVNGSLSSGTTSFSETVDLSAGFDGGAAAEGDLTVEADQNISFTTAQTSLALTVDDTGDEAPRKATHYVDSSGNALLEVAFDENIGYSTPISVEAGLEDGTTELFDTSAGDTITVNNNRLVVNTTDEFPTVQNVSIEGGVTDAAGNTLVDDDYSVTYAPSSINTAADAGAEFDSFEGELVALEGDVDDSFDIDGPGVSRTRGTGAASEVYVFDTEDLAFGEYNVTSDEFGNEVVLNVEDLGLNASVDEEEFEADEDVTGTITSDSINRDITVDLLDSDGDSVETIDDVAIDSNGDYDFDFGNDSDTDTYTVEVTDDASGITAESSEFEVIEEQDGEVSFADGTTTVTQGDVAEITVNLDNTQDGYVVVGNAEDDNYQANISVTDGVDDADDADGEVTIRFNTYQAGETGVTIVEAVSDDDDATLQNQGDDIQDNLDGLLDTGEYEVIVAANEDNAVDAFENEDDVAGLLIEERTPAEMVLWRTSPAAQEDLSDALDDDDVDAVEAVNDAVENGAVTQTDSIALDTDGDSSDVLVHQVTADGLEGVLADVSADDDSATTQLYNLLSTSNNNGLSSTTNDDNASSLVLTEEDPGRNADPKTVDVGAELTQDQFEDAFTVVYDESTSNYYILLDSDDVSAFADGDEFTVELTVQDQRLLRGTSDAFADSAELEDAYETANGTFDVAQAEAEFDTNSDDIIEAAAENGSTVTGTANVAPTSEFSVRLRSTDDTTPRFTLTAEDVSVAEDGTFEANFDLSAQAADDTFEASFRQAAFDDQDAVDGVVVESVDDSTATFEVSELEPAEATATAGDSVTVSATIENTGDAEGTQTVALTLDGDELDTTEVTLASGDTQTVEFTADTSGLDAGDYTHGVATDDGEATGTLTIEAADGSDGDDGSDGDDGSDGDDGSDGDDGSDGDDGSDGDDGSDGSDGGDDSTDDGTPGFGALVALVALIAAALLATRRND; encoded by the coding sequence ATGACAAACGACACAAACTATCGCGGAAAGGCCAACGCGGTCTTCTTCGCGGCGGTCATGGTCATCTCCATGGTTGCAGTCGGCTTTGCGGCAGCGCCGGCGGCAGCAGATGCGAGTGGCCTTTCCACCGGCTCAGGTGACACGGTCTTCCAGTCATCTGAATCGGTGACAATCGAAGGTACAGTAGATGATGCCGCGGACTATGCGGTCCAGCTGACCGATGCCAGCGGCAACTCGAAGGAAGTTAACGGCTCCCTTTCCTCAGGGACCACGAGCTTCTCTGAGACTGTCGATCTGAGCGCAGGATTCGACGGCGGTGCGGCTGCCGAGGGTGACCTAACTGTTGAAGCTGACCAGAACATTAGCTTCACCACGGCTCAGACGAGCCTTGCCCTTACCGTTGACGACACGGGTGACGAGGCCCCGCGCAAAGCCACCCACTACGTCGACTCCAGCGGTAACGCGCTTCTCGAAGTTGCGTTCGACGAGAACATCGGCTATTCCACCCCAATCTCAGTTGAGGCTGGACTGGAAGACGGCACCACAGAACTCTTCGATACGTCTGCTGGTGACACCATCACGGTCAACAACAACCGTCTTGTGGTCAACACGACGGATGAATTCCCGACCGTCCAGAACGTCTCCATCGAGGGTGGCGTGACGGACGCTGCCGGTAACACGCTCGTTGACGACGACTACAGCGTGACGTACGCGCCGTCGTCGATCAACACTGCCGCTGATGCCGGTGCCGAATTCGATTCCTTTGAGGGCGAACTTGTCGCGCTTGAAGGCGATGTCGACGACTCATTCGACATCGACGGGCCGGGCGTGAGCCGAACCCGTGGTACTGGTGCTGCCAGTGAGGTCTACGTCTTCGATACTGAAGACCTCGCATTCGGCGAGTACAACGTTACGAGTGACGAGTTCGGCAACGAGGTCGTTCTCAACGTTGAGGACCTCGGCCTGAACGCTTCCGTCGACGAAGAGGAGTTCGAGGCTGACGAGGACGTGACCGGCACGATTACCTCCGACTCGATCAACCGTGACATCACGGTCGACCTCCTCGACTCCGATGGCGACTCGGTCGAGACCATCGACGATGTTGCCATCGACTCGAACGGTGACTACGACTTCGACTTCGGTAACGATTCGGACACGGACACGTACACAGTCGAAGTGACGGACGACGCCTCCGGCATCACCGCCGAGAGTAGCGAGTTCGAAGTCATCGAAGAGCAGGACGGTGAGGTCAGCTTCGCGGACGGCACCACTACGGTCACGCAGGGTGACGTTGCGGAGATCACCGTCAACCTCGACAACACGCAGGACGGGTACGTCGTCGTCGGCAACGCCGAGGACGACAACTACCAGGCGAACATCTCGGTCACCGACGGTGTCGACGACGCTGACGACGCCGACGGTGAAGTCACCATCCGGTTCAATACGTACCAGGCTGGTGAGACTGGTGTCACGATCGTCGAAGCTGTGAGCGACGACGATGACGCCACGCTCCAGAATCAGGGCGACGACATCCAAGACAATCTGGATGGTCTCCTTGACACGGGCGAGTACGAGGTCATCGTGGCTGCGAACGAGGATAACGCGGTTGACGCCTTCGAGAACGAGGACGACGTTGCGGGTCTCCTCATCGAAGAGCGCACGCCTGCGGAGATGGTCCTGTGGCGGACCAGCCCCGCAGCTCAGGAAGACCTGAGTGACGCGCTTGACGACGACGACGTTGACGCCGTCGAGGCTGTCAACGACGCCGTCGAGAACGGCGCTGTCACCCAGACTGACTCCATCGCGCTCGATACCGACGGCGACAGCAGCGACGTGCTCGTCCACCAGGTCACTGCGGACGGCCTTGAGGGCGTGCTCGCCGATGTGAGCGCCGACGATGACAGCGCGACTACGCAGCTCTACAACCTGCTCTCGACCAGCAACAACAACGGTCTCTCCTCGACCACTAACGACGACAACGCGTCGAGCTTAGTGCTGACCGAGGAGGACCCCGGTCGCAACGCCGACCCGAAGACGGTCGACGTTGGCGCTGAGTTGACGCAGGACCAGTTCGAGGACGCGTTCACGGTCGTCTACGACGAGTCCACGAGCAACTACTACATCCTGCTCGATTCTGACGACGTCAGTGCCTTCGCGGACGGCGACGAGTTCACGGTCGAACTGACCGTTCAGGACCAGCGCCTCCTGCGCGGAACTAGTGACGCCTTCGCAGACAGTGCCGAACTCGAAGATGCCTACGAGACGGCGAACGGTACGTTCGACGTCGCGCAGGCTGAGGCCGAGTTCGACACGAATTCGGACGACATCATCGAGGCGGCTGCGGAGAACGGCTCCACGGTGACTGGCACGGCTAACGTCGCGCCGACCTCGGAGTTCTCTGTCCGCCTGCGCTCGACTGACGACACCACGCCGCGGTTCACGCTCACGGCCGAAGATGTGAGCGTTGCCGAGGATGGTACGTTCGAAGCGAACTTCGACCTGAGCGCCCAGGCCGCGGACGACACCTTCGAGGCGTCGTTCCGCCAGGCTGCCTTCGACGATCAGGACGCCGTTGACGGCGTCGTGGTCGAATCGGTCGACGACAGCACGGCGACCTTCGAGGTCTCCGAGCTTGAGCCCGCGGAAGCCACCGCGACGGCTGGTGACTCGGTCACGGTTTCGGCCACGATCGAGAACACTGGCGACGCGGAAGGCACGCAGACCGTCGCGCTCACGCTCGACGGCGACGAACTCGACACGACTGAAGTCACCCTCGCAAGCGGTGACACCCAGACTGTCGAGTTCACGGCCGACACGTCCGGTCTCGACGCCGGCGATTACACGCACGGCGTCGCGACCGACGACGGCGAGGCCACGGGCACGCTCACCATCGAAGCCGCGGACGGCTCCGACGGTGACGACGGCTCTGACGGCGACGACGGCTCCGACGGTGACGACGGCTCCGACGGTGACGACGGATCTGACGGTGACGACGGATCCGACGGTGACGACGGCTCCGACGGCTCCGACGGCGGCGACGACTCCACCGACGACGGAACGCCCGGCTTCGGTGCGCTCGTCGCTCTCGTCGCCCTCATCGCCGCTGCGCTGCTCGCGACCCGCCGCAACGACTAA
- a CDS encoding homing endonuclease associated repeat-containing protein: protein MRRFGSRADALAAAALDAPDQNKTTDAERIADPRRSRDEFGERPTSTDVAREGEYGLATYQRRFGSRGEAEE, encoded by the coding sequence ATCCGACGCTTCGGCTCGCGGGCCGACGCACTGGCGGCGGCCGCCCTCGACGCACCGGACCAAAACAAGACCACGGACGCCGAGCGCATCGCCGATCCCCGTCGGTCGCGTGACGAGTTCGGTGAGCGGCCGACCTCGACGGACGTCGCTCGCGAGGGCGAGTACGGACTCGCCACGTATCAGCGCCGCTTCGGCTCGCGGGGCGAGGCGGAGGAGTGA
- a CDS encoding serine/threonine-protein kinase RIO2, with amino-acid sequence MVRNVAGDMAELDPEDFYLLSGVEQGMRFSEWVRRDKLPDYADLTREEVDYRIDRCLDRELIERKTIQYEGYQLTFEGYDALALRTFAERETIDGVGSPLGLGKEGDVYEAQSFRPLALKYHREGYTNFREVNREREYTADRDHVSWLYTARKAAEREYEAMEELYPDVSVPRPVDHNRHAIVMAKFAGVELSRATLDPEQAVGVLDLICRELATTHELGWVHADISEHNVAVAESGITIFDWPQAVPTDHENAREFLERDVENLLRYFARKYPHEVPRDADTDGIAAAIADGSFETVRAFGAE; translated from the coding sequence ATGGTGCGAAACGTCGCCGGCGACATGGCGGAGCTGGACCCCGAGGACTTCTATCTCCTCTCGGGCGTCGAGCAGGGGATGCGCTTCTCGGAGTGGGTCCGCCGCGACAAGCTCCCGGACTACGCCGACCTGACGCGCGAGGAGGTCGACTACCGCATCGACCGGTGTCTCGACCGCGAGCTGATCGAACGGAAGACGATCCAGTACGAGGGGTACCAGCTCACCTTCGAGGGGTACGACGCCCTGGCGCTCCGGACGTTCGCCGAGCGCGAGACGATAGACGGCGTGGGATCGCCTCTCGGACTCGGCAAGGAGGGTGACGTGTACGAGGCGCAGTCGTTCCGGCCGCTCGCCCTGAAGTACCACCGCGAGGGGTACACCAACTTCCGCGAGGTGAACCGCGAGCGCGAGTACACCGCCGACCGCGATCACGTCTCGTGGCTCTACACCGCGCGCAAGGCCGCCGAACGCGAGTACGAGGCGATGGAGGAACTGTACCCCGACGTGAGCGTGCCGCGACCGGTGGACCACAACCGGCACGCCATCGTGATGGCGAAGTTCGCGGGCGTCGAGCTGTCGCGCGCGACGCTCGACCCCGAGCAGGCGGTCGGCGTCCTCGACTTGATCTGCCGCGAACTCGCGACCACCCACGAGCTGGGGTGGGTCCACGCGGACATCTCCGAGCACAACGTCGCGGTCGCGGAAAGCGGTATCACGATCTTCGATTGGCCGCAGGCGGTGCCGACCGACCACGAGAACGCCCGGGAGTTCCTCGAACGCGACGTCGAGAACCTCCTGCGGTACTTCGCCCGGAAGTATCCCCACGAGGTGCCCCGAGACGCCGACACCGACGGGATCGCCGCCGCTATCGCAGACGGCTCGTTCGAGACCGTTCGAGCGTTCGGCGCGGAGTAA
- a CDS encoding bifunctional 4-hydroxy-2-oxoglutarate aldolase/2-dehydro-3-deoxy-phosphogluconate aldolase, translating to MRTDRFDRITDGGVIAILRGVARDDAVAVADAVVDAGVTALEVTADTPNAMSSIEAISDRVDDALVGAGTVLDAETARAAQLAGAEFLVTPTVNPDVIRTANRYGTPVVVGAYTPTEALEAYQAGADAVKIFPAKTGGPDHVAAIGGPLPQIPLVPTGGVGPSNAADYVRAGAVAVGVGSSIVDTEAVSDGAFDAIEANARAVVEAVSAARD from the coding sequence ATGCGAACCGATCGATTCGACCGGATCACCGACGGCGGAGTGATCGCGATCCTCCGCGGAGTAGCCCGAGACGACGCGGTGGCGGTCGCGGACGCCGTCGTCGACGCCGGCGTGACGGCCCTGGAGGTAACCGCGGACACGCCGAACGCGATGTCGTCGATCGAGGCGATATCGGACCGCGTCGACGACGCGCTGGTCGGCGCCGGGACCGTCCTCGACGCGGAGACGGCGCGAGCGGCACAGCTCGCGGGCGCGGAGTTCCTCGTGACGCCGACGGTGAACCCCGACGTGATCCGGACGGCGAACCGCTACGGCACGCCGGTCGTCGTCGGCGCGTACACTCCGACCGAGGCGCTCGAAGCCTACCAGGCCGGCGCCGACGCGGTGAAGATCTTCCCCGCGAAGACCGGCGGCCCGGACCACGTCGCGGCGATCGGCGGCCCGCTCCCGCAGATCCCGCTCGTCCCGACCGGCGGCGTCGGCCCGTCGAACGCCGCTGATTACGTCCGAGCGGGCGCGGTCGCGGTCGGCGTCGGCAGTTCGATCGTCGACACCGAGGCGGTCTCCGACGGCGCGTTCGACGCGATCGAGGCGAACGCGCGGGCGGTCGTCGAAGCCGTCTCTGCGGCCCGGGACTGA
- a CDS encoding IclR family transcriptional regulator: MGNTDTIAVQATATSLRIVEELYDRDGSGVTELADALDVSKSAVHNHLSTLCTLGYVKNTGGTYDLTHRFLRIGFGTRERNPVYHAAQSEVRMLARNTGAVANLVVPEDAEAVYLHRIGARDHPVPVGDGVRLHAAAAGKAILAFRPRERVDEYVSRHGLDRKTERTVTDPATLRSELRSIRDRNIAFDRGEIDENWQCVASPIVVDGDPVGAVSVSGPSDEMQGKRLEEDTAGLVSSAAKTIELELL, from the coding sequence ATGGGGAACACGGACACCATCGCCGTTCAGGCGACCGCGACGTCCCTCCGGATCGTCGAAGAGCTGTACGACCGCGACGGCAGCGGAGTCACCGAACTGGCCGACGCGCTCGACGTCTCGAAGAGCGCGGTTCACAACCACCTCTCGACGCTCTGTACCCTCGGCTACGTGAAAAACACGGGCGGAACCTACGATCTCACCCACCGGTTCCTCCGGATCGGTTTCGGGACGAGAGAACGGAACCCCGTCTACCACGCCGCACAGAGCGAGGTCCGCATGCTCGCGCGGAACACGGGCGCCGTCGCGAACCTCGTGGTGCCCGAGGACGCCGAGGCCGTCTACCTCCACCGAATCGGTGCCCGAGACCACCCCGTTCCGGTCGGTGACGGCGTTCGCCTCCACGCCGCCGCCGCGGGCAAGGCGATCCTGGCGTTCCGACCGCGAGAACGGGTCGACGAGTACGTCTCCCGCCACGGACTCGACCGGAAGACCGAACGGACCGTGACGGACCCGGCGACGCTCCGCTCCGAGCTCCGGTCGATCAGGGACCGGAACATCGCGTTCGACCGCGGCGAGATCGACGAGAACTGGCAGTGTGTCGCCTCTCCGATCGTCGTCGACGGCGACCCCGTGGGCGCGGTCAGCGTCTCCGGCCCGTCCGACGAGATGCAGGGGAAACGGTTGGAGGAGGACACGGCCGGACTCGTCTCCAGCGCCGCGAAGACGATCGAACTCGAACTGCTGTGA
- a CDS encoding extracellular solute-binding protein, with protein MKGAGIAGIAGLAGCIGTGDPGDGSDGGDGSDGSDGSDGSDGSDGSDGSDGSESGNDMASEIDVWGWDVAARALMITAEEYESESDATVSVEEFGRSAMKDRLQTNLLSGSGAPAVAMLESVDGPSFIDTGSVAPLTDEIEEAGVQEDFVSGKWEALTVDGDIYALPWDTGPTAVYYRRSVYDEHDIDPDGIETWGDFVEEGQKLPDDQYMLNLPEGDLSGVWRYQFRQLSGEPFLESGEVNIHNETSLRVARNIKEIYDADIAANIEGWTSAWFSAYGDATIASLPSAAWMEGTLRAELPDTAGDWGVFKIPALESGGPRASNWGGSNLMIADQVSDAAQARGWDYMEHSLAAEEMQLAMYDEYGLFPALETVYDDPVFDEELDFYDGQAARALFAEVAQDAPGYRFTADTPEVSQAIETELQRMINGEQSPEEAVQAAAETVSENTDRDLA; from the coding sequence ATGAAAGGCGCGGGAATCGCGGGAATCGCGGGCCTCGCAGGGTGTATCGGGACCGGGGACCCCGGAGACGGGTCCGACGGCGGCGACGGAAGCGACGGCAGCGATGGAAGCGACGGCAGCGACGGCAGCGACGGCAGCGACGGCAGCGACGGCAGCGAGAGCGGTAACGACATGGCGTCCGAGATCGACGTGTGGGGGTGGGACGTCGCCGCGCGAGCGCTGATGATCACCGCCGAGGAGTACGAGTCAGAGAGCGACGCGACGGTCTCGGTCGAGGAGTTCGGTCGGTCGGCGATGAAAGACCGGCTCCAGACGAACCTCCTCTCCGGCTCCGGCGCGCCCGCGGTCGCCATGCTGGAGTCCGTCGACGGCCCCTCCTTCATCGACACGGGTTCCGTCGCGCCGCTCACCGACGAGATCGAGGAGGCCGGGGTACAGGAGGACTTCGTCTCCGGGAAGTGGGAGGCGCTCACCGTCGACGGCGACATCTACGCGCTCCCGTGGGACACCGGGCCGACGGCGGTCTACTACCGGCGGTCGGTGTACGACGAACACGACATCGACCCGGACGGCATCGAGACGTGGGGGGACTTCGTCGAGGAGGGCCAGAAGCTGCCGGACGACCAGTACATGCTCAACCTCCCCGAGGGAGACCTCTCCGGCGTCTGGCGGTACCAGTTCCGCCAGCTGTCCGGCGAGCCGTTCCTGGAGAGCGGCGAGGTGAACATTCACAACGAGACGTCGCTCCGCGTGGCCCGCAACATCAAGGAGATATACGACGCCGACATCGCCGCCAACATCGAGGGGTGGACGTCCGCCTGGTTCAGCGCCTACGGCGACGCGACGATCGCGTCGCTCCCCTCCGCGGCGTGGATGGAGGGGACGCTGCGCGCGGAGCTCCCCGACACCGCGGGCGACTGGGGCGTCTTCAAGATCCCCGCCTTGGAGTCGGGCGGACCGCGGGCGTCGAACTGGGGCGGCTCCAACCTCATGATCGCGGACCAGGTGTCCGACGCGGCGCAGGCCCGCGGGTGGGACTACATGGAGCACTCGCTGGCGGCCGAGGAGATGCAGCTGGCGATGTACGACGAGTACGGGCTCTTCCCGGCGCTGGAGACCGTCTACGACGACCCCGTGTTCGACGAGGAACTCGACTTCTACGACGGGCAGGCCGCGAGAGCGCTCTTCGCTGAGGTCGCACAGGACGCCCCCGGGTACCGGTTCACCGCCGACACGCCCGAGGTGTCACAGGCCATCGAGACCGAGCTTCAGCGGATGATCAACGGCGAGCAGTCGCCGGAGGAAGCCGTCCAGGCGGCCGCGGAGACCGTCTCCGAGAACACCGATCGGGACCTCGCGTAA
- a CDS encoding carbohydrate ABC transporter permease, translating into MATSDETDDRVGQTYRRRVRTRVRDATRRFRRAARPGWDRVRFARQDLTAATPTLPRVAYLFIAPFFILFGLFLAFPVFYTLYLSFFEYQGVGQGLLFWVDLGPLYVEIPRIAQLEFVGGGNYARLLGNELFWQSMFNTSYILAIQVPLMIGLALALALALNASFMRFKGVFRTAIALPVSANLVAYSTVFLLLFNEQLGFLNFVLAGVGLGPIPWLTDGFWARNTIIAAVTWRWTGYNMIILLAGLQTVPQQLYEAAEIDGANRWEKFRYVTLPQLKPVLLFVVVLSTIGTFKLFAEPYVITGGGPTNSTITIVQYIYRQAFVNFNLGYASALTVVFVTVVSVFSILQIKLGGED; encoded by the coding sequence ATGGCCACTTCTGACGAGACGGACGACCGCGTCGGACAGACGTATCGCCGCCGCGTCCGCACGAGGGTACGGGACGCCACGAGGCGGTTCAGGCGAGCGGCGCGACCGGGCTGGGACCGGGTTCGCTTCGCCAGACAGGACCTGACCGCAGCGACGCCGACGCTGCCGCGGGTCGCGTACCTGTTCATCGCGCCCTTCTTCATCCTGTTCGGGCTGTTCCTCGCGTTCCCGGTGTTTTACACGCTGTACCTCTCCTTTTTCGAGTATCAGGGCGTCGGTCAGGGGCTGCTGTTCTGGGTCGACCTCGGTCCGCTGTACGTCGAGATTCCGCGGATCGCGCAGCTGGAGTTCGTCGGGGGCGGGAACTACGCCCGCCTGCTCGGCAACGAGCTGTTCTGGCAGTCGATGTTCAACACCTCGTACATCCTCGCCATACAGGTCCCGCTGATGATCGGACTGGCGCTCGCGCTCGCGCTCGCGTTAAACGCGTCGTTCATGCGGTTCAAAGGGGTGTTCCGCACCGCGATCGCGCTGCCCGTCTCGGCGAACCTCGTGGCGTACTCGACGGTGTTCCTGCTGCTTTTCAACGAGCAGTTGGGGTTCCTCAACTTCGTCCTCGCCGGCGTGGGACTCGGGCCGATACCGTGGCTGACCGACGGTTTCTGGGCCCGAAACACGATAATCGCCGCGGTGACGTGGCGCTGGACGGGGTACAACATGATCATCCTACTGGCCGGACTCCAGACGGTCCCGCAGCAGCTGTACGAGGCGGCCGAGATCGACGGGGCAAATCGGTGGGAGAAGTTCCGTTACGTCACGCTCCCGCAGCTCAAGCCGGTGTTGCTGTTCGTCGTCGTGCTGTCGACGATCGGGACGTTCAAACTGTTCGCGGAGCCGTACGTCATCACCGGCGGCGGCCCGACGAACTCGACTATCACCATCGTCCAGTACATCTACCGGCAGGCGTTCGTCAACTTCAACCTCGGCTACGCGAGCGCGCTCACGGTCGTGTTCGTGACGGTCGTCAGCGTCTTTTCGATCCTCCAGATCAAGCTCGGGGGTGAGGACTGA
- a CDS encoding carbohydrate ABC transporter permease, translated as MRDQRRKDAVWRFLTYAFVIAMVVVMMVPLYWMLVAATLPQEEFLQFPPRLIPGTAFLDNFAALQERLDFVRTIRNSVLIAVVYTLLSLVLCSMAGFAFAKYEFKFKEPIFYAILATLVLPIQLLVIPLFLLMAQLEWTNTFRAIILPWAANPIGIFLMRQNMKSIPDALLESARMDGATEFQIFYRIALPTMRSSLAALAIILFLFQWDLFLYPLVILESADMYTIPIGLAQLTGFQRIYYDQIMVAATLAIVPMVVLFLVLQKQFVSGILAGSLKE; from the coding sequence ATGCGCGACCAACGCCGCAAGGACGCGGTCTGGCGGTTCCTCACGTACGCCTTCGTCATCGCGATGGTCGTGGTGATGATGGTCCCGCTGTACTGGATGTTAGTGGCGGCCACGCTTCCCCAGGAGGAGTTCCTCCAGTTCCCGCCGCGGCTGATACCCGGGACCGCGTTCCTCGACAACTTCGCGGCGCTACAGGAGCGGCTCGACTTCGTCCGGACGATCCGGAACAGCGTCCTCATCGCCGTCGTCTACACGCTGCTGTCGCTGGTGTTGTGTTCGATGGCCGGCTTCGCGTTCGCCAAGTACGAGTTCAAGTTCAAGGAGCCGATCTTCTACGCGATCTTGGCGACGCTCGTGTTGCCGATCCAGCTCCTCGTCATCCCGCTGTTCCTGCTGATGGCGCAGCTGGAGTGGACGAACACGTTCCGGGCTATCATCCTCCCGTGGGCGGCGAACCCCATCGGGATCTTCCTCATGCGACAGAACATGAAATCCATCCCGGACGCGCTGCTGGAGTCCGCTCGGATGGACGGCGCGACGGAGTTCCAGATCTTCTACCGGATCGCGCTCCCGACGATGCGGTCGTCGTTGGCCGCGCTGGCCATCATCCTGTTCCTGTTCCAGTGGGACCTGTTCTTGTACCCGCTCGTGATCCTCGAGTCGGCGGACATGTACACGATCCCCATCGGGCTGGCGCAGCTGACCGGGTTCCAGCGGATCTACTACGACCAGATCATGGTGGCGGCGACGCTCGCGATCGTGCCGATGGTCGTGTTGTTCTTAGTGCTACAGAAACAGTTCGTCAGCGGCATCCTCGCGGGGTCGCTCAAAGAGTAA